The DNA region ACGCCTCACGCCTTACGAGTGTTCTGCCATGAGCCGGTTTATCCCTCGTTCCTCTGCCACCCTGTTGTCAGTCTTCCCTGCTTGCCGTTTCCTAAAAAGATTGTATTTTTCTTGTCGTGGAGTTAAAATCCAATATAGCAAAAAAGATATTTTGATGTAGAATAACTACAGATAGACCTTAAGGGGTGATAAAAAATCAAAGGTGTCGCCAAAAAGATTGACCCTGAAGATTATATCCTGTCAATCCTTTCTCCCGAGGATAGACTTGACGCAGCTTTCAAGGTTGCAGGAGAGGCATTCAAAAGATCAAGGTTAACAATCAGGGATATTGATAATGCGGTAAAAATAGTGAGGAGAAAGGCATACGCAAAGAAGAAATAGGGTAGTCATCGATACCAGCATCTTAATCTCTGCATTTATTTTCAGGGGGGGTCCCGGAACAGGCAATAAAAAAGGCATTTTCAGAAGCAGATATATATTTATCGCCCGCACTTCTTCGGGAGTATCGCGATACACCCCTCGAATTATTTCGTAAAGGAAAAATCGATCAACTTGGGTTCAAGGCGTTGATTGCAGGGATCGCGGCCCTTGTAACAAAAGCGAAGCTCATTGCCCCGCAGAAGAAGTTCGTCATTTGTAGAGACCCGGCAGATAATATGGTTCTCGATTGCTGCTATGCGGCAAAGGCGGATATTCTCATAACCGGCGACAAAGATCTCCTCGACATAAGGGACCTGCCCTTTGCATTGAGAATATTGAGACCACGCGACTTTATAAAAGCCGGATAAAAGTTCCTACTATTTTTATCTCCTTGCCCCTTTTGCCTCGTACCCCGCTCCTCGGTCCTCCCGCCTTTAGTTTCTCCGGTGCCAACTTTGAACGTTGAACATAGAACGTTGAACGGCCGTTGCCATGTCTGACACCCTGTTGTCAGTCCTGCTTGGTATAATAGCTTTTGATCATTGCTGACCGCTGTAAGCTGAAAAAATTATTTGTATTTTTCATTTCATAGATATAGAATGGTTTTAAGGGGTTAAAACGGTTCCTCTGGTTCATTGAGTTTCTCTTGTCTCTTTTGTTGTGACCAGACAGACCGGAAAAACCAGATGAACCGATTAACTCTTCGCTGATTTTTAGTAGGGTTTAATGGATTTATTGCATTTTTTGAGTTTCTCATTATTTTTGCAGTTGCTATAAGACATGAGCCGCTTTGGTAAAGGAATGACTACTTGCAACGGAGAACAATTCGCATACCAAGTAAAATAAAATCTTTAAAGCCTATCATCGCTGGGAATGCTAAAATATTGATACTTGGCACCATGCCTAGTGAAATTGCGTTACAAAAAGGACAGTATTACGCAAATCCCAGGAATCAATTTTGGAAGATTCTTTACGATGTATTCGGAAAGAAAATAGAAGACCGCTACGAAAACAGAATTAAATTTATTAAAAAACATTGTATAGCACTTTGGGACATACTGAAATCTTGTGACAGAGAGGGCAGTACTGATTCTAAAATTAAAAATGCGATCCCAAACAACTGCAAAGTATTGTACAAAAAAGGCCCAAACATAAAATCAATTATTTTTAACGGAAAAAAATCTCAAACGTTATTCGATAAGCATTGCGAAAGATGTGAAAACCTTCAATATCATCGTTTGCCATCCACAAGTTCAGCCAACACTCGATTAACGTATGAAGAAAAACTGGAACGATGGATGATTATTAAGCAACTCACTTGCAAGCGAGAAAAGAGATCATGAAGGACGATAGAGCCCTTTCAGTGGGACAAATAATTGTAGGTCCGTTTTTCAATGAACAAATGCGGATCGAGACGGTCTCTTGTGACGGTTCCGGCAGATGGACGCTCGGGCTTGTCGGGAAAGACTCGGAACGTTTCAGGAGGGTTACCCTTACGGAGAACGAGCTTGCATCGATCACGATTATCCAGCAGGGTTTTACGTACGATGGTGATGGGGAGTTGCTTCGTCTTGGCCTCCAGGCATATTCCCTTGGCATCGCCTATGAGTTTGATCCATACTTCGGGCTTTCGATCTCCAGGGTTGACCCCCTTCCGCACCAGCTCGAAGCAGTCTACGATTTCCTTCTCAAACTTGCCCGCGTCCGTTTCCTCCTCGCCGATGATGCAGGAGCAGGCAAGACCATCATGGCCGGGCTTCTTATCCGTGAGCTGAAGCTGAGGGGCCTTGCCGAGAGGATCATCATCGTCTGTCCTGCGAATCTTGCCTTCCAATGGCAAAGAGAGCTGAAAGAGAAGTTTGATGAACAATTTGTCGTCATGAGGGGACAGGACATCCGGGACCAGTTCGGCATGAACCAGTGGATGGAACAGAAACGCGTTATAACCTCCCTTGATCTCGCGAAGAGGACAGAGATACTGCCCGGCCTCCGTCAGGTGCCCTGGGACCTTGCGATCGTCGATGAGGCGCACCGCATGTCGGCATCAGATGAGACCCATAAAACCGCGCGATACCGCTTAGGGGAACTGCTCCGTGATACCTCTGACCACATCCTCTTGCTTACCGCCACGCCGCACAAAGGCGACCCCATTAACTTCAGCCTTTTCCTTCAGCTCCTTGACGAAGATGCCTATGCCGACGTGAGATCGATCCGCGAAGCAATGGAGCGCCGCCGTGCCCCGTTTTATCTCCGGCGTACAAAAGAGGCAATGGTATATTTTCCGGAGCCTCAACCGGACGGCTCATGGATCGCAGAGAAGATATTTACGAAGCGTATCCCTCACACGGTGGATTTTGCGATAGACGGATTGGAGTTCGATCTTTACCGCGACATCACCCGTTTCGTAAAGCAACAGAGCGCAAAGGCCGCCGCAAGAGGAGAAGACCCCAGGGCCCGTGCGATCGGTTTTCTCATGTCCCTCTACCAGAGACGGCTTGCCTCAAGCACCTATGCAATGAGGCACTCCCTTGAGAACCGCATACGTCGCCTCGAAGAAGGTCTGAAAAGGGCGCAGGAGTTGATCAAACAAGCACCTCCGGATCTTCCCACCGAAGAAGAACTTGAGGAAATGGAGGAGGCGGAACGGGACCGTCTCGAGCAGATCCTTGAGGCGATAA from Syntrophorhabdaceae bacterium includes:
- a CDS encoding putative toxin-antitoxin system toxin component, PIN family, translated to MYLSPALLREYRDTPLELFRKGKIDQLGFKALIAGIAALVTKAKLIAPQKKFVICRDPADNMVLDCCYAAKADILITGDKDLLDIRDLPFALRILRPRDFIKAG
- a CDS encoding DNA-deoxyinosine glycosylase, with protein sequence MQRRTIRIPSKIKSLKPIIAGNAKILILGTMPSEIALQKGQYYANPRNQFWKILYDVFGKKIEDRYENRIKFIKKHCIALWDILKSCDREGSTDSKIKNAIPNNCKVLYKKGPNIKSIIFNGKKSQTLFDKHCERCENLQYHRLPSTSSANTRLTYEEKLERWMIIKQLTCKREKRS